The following coding sequences are from one Panicum hallii strain FIL2 chromosome 5, PHallii_v3.1, whole genome shotgun sequence window:
- the LOC112892544 gene encoding trinucleotide repeat-containing gene 18 protein-like, translating to MTTADGNEGEAETQYGCYNFTFREMVSSPVTAYMNKAFSIEAPQRIAAIRHQATEEKRKKKKEKTQGTTAAGGVSATAHLEKKKRKLGAKGSASSKRSCIANILFGPSSPLKAKGDSKDAADMEASPLAASSVTSTPPASVEPKESAGGSGGLPGLDVSDQETESDEDGGRHVDIVGSPVGGAKSCDLVISKTVLCPRKAPSSSHSTSSSSSSSCESEKKTSSAEDDDQKKTRPPSCTRPIEGLPRPLLL from the exons ATGACGACTGCTGATGGCAACGAGGGTGAAGCCGAAACCCAATACGGCTGCTACAACTTTACGTTCCGGGAGATGGTTTCGAGCCCCGTGACTGCTTACATGAACAAG GCCTTCAGTATCGAGGCCCCACAGCGCATTGCTGCCATCAGGCACCAGGCCACCgaggagaagaggaagaagaaaaaggagaagACTCAAGGGACAACAGCTGCCGGCGGTGTCTCGGCCACTGCACACCTTGAAAAAAAGAAGAGGAAGCTTGGCGCGAAGGGTAGCGCCTCATCGAAGCGGTCCTGCATTGCGAATATTCTCTTTGGGCCCTCTTCGCCTCTGAAGGCTAAAGGGGACTCCAAGGATGCCGCTGACATGGAGGCGAGCCCCCTTGCCGCTTCGTCGGTGACATCCACGCCGCCTGCTTCGGTCGAGCCGAAAGAATCTGCTGGCGGCTCCGGCGGGCTCCCTGGCCTGGATGTTAGCGACCAAGAGACTGAGAGCGACGAAGATGGTGGCAGACATGTTGACATTGTGGGTTCGCCGGTCGGTGGTGCAAAGTCTTGTGACCTCGTCATCTCCAAAACAGTTCTGTGCCCCCGCAAGGCGCCCAGCAGCTCGCACAGCACCTCTAGCTCGTCATCTTCATCGTGCGAAAGTGAGAAGAAGACATCCTCTGCGGAGGATGATGACCAGAAGAAAACTCGTCCTCCCAGCTGCACACGCCCCATCGAAGGCTTGCCTCGGCCCCTTCTTCTCTAG